ACAAGGACCTATACCTTTTTTAGTAGTTCCTATTTTGTTATCTCCTCTAGCTTCTTCTGCTAGTGCATCTAACTCTTTATGATATGGGAACACAACGTGCGCTCTATCACTTACTTTTATGTTTGTTGTATCTATATTTTCTTTATTTAAAGTCTCTATTTCTTCTAAAAATCCTTTTGGATCAAATACTATACCGTTACCTATTACATTTATAGTTTTAGGATTTAATACTCCTGATGGTATAAGACGTAGTGCAAACTTCTTTCCGTCTACAACTAATGTATGTCCTGCATTGTTTCCACCTTGTCCTCTTACTACTACATCCGCTTGTGTAGCAAGGTAATCTATAACTTTACCTTTTCCTTCGTCTCCCCATTGAGATCCTACAATTGCTACTGTTTTCATATAATTCACCTCTATTGTATATATTCGAACACTTTACCAATACATTTTATCAAACATTCGATATATTTTCAAACTTTTTTAATTTATCGATAGGTTTAATATGTATTTTTCTATTTCATTCAAATCTTTTAATGCAGTAAATTCGTTTTCTTTCGCCTTTACTTTAGTTATATATTTTTCTATTTCTAATTCGTTAACTAAACCTAAATTTTTAATTTCTCCTGACATAGTATTTATCATCAGCAACTTAAAATCTTTTTTAACTTTTTCACCATAAATAACTAAAGTCTCTTTTATATTATTATCAACAATTCGAAATAAATTTATTTCTCTGTTTATTTCCATTATTTTTGGATATATATATAATACATTTATATTCAACACATTTTTCCCCCATAAAAAAATTTGTATTTATAAACAGTAAAAGCAAGCTAATAGCTTGCTTTTTTCGTTTATTCACATTTATCAACAGGCTATCTGTGGATAGTGTGGATAATTTTTTATGCATTTTTCAATGCTTATAAATATTTTAATACATGTATCCACACATTTCGATTTAGCCAAAAGTACGTTCTGTGGATATATGTGGATATTTTTCTACATATCTCTTGATTTATCTGCAAATTTTTGAACTTCTCCAAGCCATACTAATTCTACAGCTCCGGTTTCTCCATGTCTATTCTTTGCTATTATAACTTCTCCAATATTTTTTCGTTCAGAATCAGGATGATAATACTCATCTCTATATAAAAACATAACTATATCTGCATCCTGTTCTATGGCTCCAGATTCTCTTAAGTCTGATAACATTGGTCTATGATCAGATCTTTGCTCAGGAGCACGAGATAACTGAGAAAGTGCAACAACTGGACAATTCAATTCTTTCGCTATTATTTTTAATGATCTCGATATTTTAGAAATTTCTTGTTGTCTACTTTCATTATTACCTTCACCTTCCATAAGTTGAAGGTAATCTATAAGTATCAAATCTAGACCTTGTTCGATCTTTAGCTTTCTACACTTAGACCTTAGCTCTGATATCTTTATACCAGGAGTATCATCTATATATATCTTTGCATTTGATAAAACGGCCATAGCATCAATTATTCTAGGCCAGTCATTTTCTCCTAATTTACCTGTTTTTAACTTTTTAAGTTCAACATTAGCTTGTGATGATAACATACGCTGAACTAACTGCTCTTTAGACATCTCTAGACTAAATACAGCTACAGATGCATCACCTTTTAAGGCAGCATTTTGTACAAGATTTAGTGAAAATGCAGTTTTTCCCATTGCAGGACGTGCTGCCAATAATATCAGGTCTGTTCTTTGTAGTCCATTTATCTTTTTATTTAAATCTTTAAATCCAGTTGTAATACCTGTTATTTCAGCTTTACTGCTATACAGATGCTCTATCATATCATAAGTATCCATAAGTACTAAATTTATCGATTTAAAATCATCACTTGCTTTTTCTTGTGATATATCAAATATTTTCTTTTCTGCTTTATCTAATACATCTTCGATTTTTGTTGCTCCATCATACCCTAAGTTTATTATGTCATTAGAAGCCTTTATAAGCTTTCTAAGGACAGATTTCTCTTTTACTATATCAGCATAAAACTTTACGTTTGATGTAGTTGGTACGATAGTTGAAAGGCTTGTAATATAACTTATTCCTCCAACATCATCTAAATGTCCTTGCTTTCTTAACTCTTCAGTTAAAGTTATTAGGTCTATAGGTTCACCCTTATTACTTAATACTATCATGCATTCATATATGATTTTGTGAGCTTCTTTATAAAAATCATCTGGTTTTATAGTTTCACTTACAGTTATCATCGCATCTTTATCAAGTAATATCGATCCTAATATTGACTGCTCTGATTCCACACTATGCGGAGGAATTCTTGTCATATCCTCCATAATTTATCACCTCTAGTGTCTCTTTATTGTTTTTCTTTTACATCTACTCTCATTTTAGTAGTTACTTTTTGATGTATTTTTATATCTACCATTCTTGAACCTAATACTCTTATTGGTTCGTCTAAAGATATCTTTCTTTTATCTACTTCTATACTGTGTTGTTTTTTTATTTGCTCTGCTATTTCTTTTGAAGTTATTGATCCAAATAATCTTCCACCATCACCAGCTTTAGAGTATATAACTACATTTAATTCTTCCATTTGCTTACCTAACTCTACTGCTGCTTCATATTCTTTTTGAGCTTTTATTTCTTGAGATTTATTTTTTTCGTTTAACTCTTTCATTGATGTATTATCAGCTACTACTGCTAATTTTTTAGCTAATAGGAAGTTTCTTGCGTATCCATCACTAACTTCTTTAACTTCGCCTTTTTTCCCAGTTCCTTTAACGTCTTTTAATAATATAACTTTCATCTTATTCTTCCTCCTTCAAACATTCATATATAATATCTTTTACCATTGAGTATGCAGTTTCTATTGAAACATCTTTAAGTTGGGCTCCTGCTATATCTATATGCCCTCCTCCGCCTAGCTTCTCCATAAGTACATGTACATTTATTTTTCCTAATGATCTTGCACTTATAAATACTTTATTATCTTTTCTACCTAGAACGAATGATGCCTCTACTTCTTTTATATTTAACAACTCATCTGCAGCTTGTGCTATTACTATGTTGATATTATCTGCTTCAGTTTCTGTGTATGCTAAACATATATTATCATTTATAATTTTAGTGCTTTGTATTATTTCAGCTTTAGTTATAAAGTCTTTAATATCTGAGTTAAACAGCTTCTTAACCTCTATCGTATCAGCTCCAACCTTTTTTAGGTATGATGCTGCTTCAAAAGTTCTTACTCCAGTCTTAAATGCAAAATTCTTAGTGTCTAAACTTATACCTGCTAAAAGACCTTCTGCTGTTAGTTTATTTATCTTAACATTGTTTTCCATGTATTGAACCAATTCAGTTACCATCTCACATGTAGACGATACATATATCTCATGGAATAAAAGAACTGTATCATTTATAAACTCTACACCTCTTCTGTGATGATCTATAACTACTATTTTATCAGATATACCTAATAATTCTTGGCACTCCGTATAATTCGGCCTATGTGTATCCACAACGATAACTAGGGTATTTCTTGTACAGTTTTTTATAGCATCTTCATGATCTATAAATAAGTTCTTGTAGTATTCTGATGCTTTTAATCTTTTTACAAATTCGTCAATTGAATCATTTGAACTGTCTAATACTATATTGGCCGGTCTATTACATGATTTACATATATCATATATACCTACTGCAGATCCCATAGCATCCATATCTGGATACTTATGTCCCATTATGTATACTTGTTCACTTTCTAGTATAACTTCTCTTAGAGCATGGCCTATAAGTCTTGATTTTACCTTTGTAGTTTTTTCTACCGCTTTAGATTTTCCACCATAGAAAACAAATTTATCTTTAGTTTTTATAACAGCTTGATCTCCACCTCTACCTAAAGCTAAGTCTAGTGCTCCTGATGCAAGCTTTATATTCTCATTTATTGTATCTCCATCTACACCTATTCCCATACTTATAGTTACAGGAAGTGTATTTCCATGATCAATTTCTCTTACCTTATCTAAGATAGAGAATTTTTCACTTTCTAATTTTTTAAGTTCTTTTCTATTTAATACAAGGAAGAACTTATCCTTTGATGTTCTTTTCAAAGCACCTTTAGAGTTAAGTTCTAAAGCTGTTAAAATCTTTTCTATTTCAACATTTATTAAAGGTCTCTTTTCCTCTGTGGCACTTTTTAGTACATCATCATATCCATCAACTTGTATTAACATCAATGCATTTTTCTCTTCATTATAGCTTCTTTCTAGATTTAGATATTCTGTTTTATCTAGCCAGTATAGCATCATTAAGTATTTAGCATTTTTTTCTTTATCATTTTTTATAACATTATAGACTATTGTATACTCTTTATCCTTATATGTTATTTCTGTGTACATTTCTTTATTTTCATTTAAAACTTTTCTTAAATTTAAATTTTTCACTATATCATCTATATTTACACCCAATAATTCTGATGAATCAGTCATTTCATGAAATTTATTATTATACCAAGAAATACTGCCATCAAATTCAAGGATACATAGAGGTATAGGAAGATTCATTATAGCCTTTTTTGTTGTTTCATCTATGTCTAGAGATAAATTTTGAATGTATTTAGTCCATTCTTTTCTCCTTATATTAGTTACCCTCCAGTTATGAGATACTATATATAGGAAAATAAAGAAGAATACACATCCTACATAAATATTATAAAAAAGTAAAGCTGTACTAGCTAAACCTATAATAAGAATGTACACATTTATTTCCGGCATATTCATTTTAAAGGTCGGTTTATTCCTCATTGCTACCCTCCTTATATGGATTTATCACTTCTTACCTTTCTAAAGTCAATTATACTATCTAACATACCCACAAAAGTTACTCCTATAAATCCAAATATAGATAATATCAATCCTGATATAAATACATTTTTTATTTGATTTTGTTTAAACCATTTCTTTACGTAATATACAGCTACTGCTATTCCTTGTATTATAAATAAGAAGTTAAATACCAGCTGTAAGTTCATCATTATTAAGTCTGTATGAAGTTTTATTCCCATCATGTCTATAAGTAAAACTAATAAATACAACATTAATGATGTAACAATAGCATTTCCTGGTAAATAAAAATCTGCAAATTTAGGAGCTTGCAATTTTAATTGTCTTGTTCTTCTTAATATAAAAACTTCCATATAATAAATAACAAATGCTAATACAATTCCTTGTAAAAATAACATTGCAGGAATCATATTAGTAACTAAATCTAGGAAATCTTCAACTTTTATACCTTCAGATAATCCAAGCCCTGCATTCTCTAAAATTGATGGTTGAAAATTTACAGCTTCTTTCATCATTTTTATAAAATTATCTAGTATATTGGTCCCAAAAACAAAATTTGAAACTAAATAGAAAATAATTATAGATACCACTACTGCAATAATTCCCATATATATTGGTTCAAATTTATTATTACTTTCACCATTTATATATACCCTTGCAGTTCTACCTATAACTATTCCAGGGAATGCATTTACTATACTTATACTTACCGCATATACAGGACTTGTAGTAAACATAAGAATAAAAAATGTTGCTATTAAAGCCAATACTGAATACTTATTATCCGTTAAAGTTCCTATGATTGCATAAGGAACAGGTATTACTAATACTAATATCCCTAAAAAAGGTATATATGCTGTCATCAGCGCTAGTAATATCCCCAGTGTAACTATCATAGATGCTTGAGATAGTTTTACTTTATTATTCAACTTAGATTCACTCCTTATTATCCATGTGTTTTTTTAATTCAGATAATTCACCATACCATCTTTCTACGCTATGATCTTCATTTATTCCTAGTTTTAACTTTTCTTTCACCTTATAATCTATTTCTGTAAAACTTATTCCCAATCTTTTTGCTAACAGGTATGTTATCATTATTATATTTGCTAAAGTGTCTTGTAGTGTCTCATCTAAAGGCTTTACTCCCTTAAAAATAAGATTGAACAAATCCCCTACACTAATTAACAACTCTGTCTTCATCCATTCCATTATTTTAACGTTTCTTGTTACATCGGAACTCTTATCTAATCTCACAGTTGCCCCCCTCCTTAATATATAAACATTATAACATAAATCATAACATATTTAACCAGATATACAAAAAAACGAGCCATAAGGCTCGTCCTTTTCTTAGTCTAATGTATATGGTAAAAGTGCTATGTTTCTAGCTCTTTTTATTGCAACTGTTAATTCTCTTTGGTGCTTAGCACAAGTTCCAGAGATTCTTCTTGGTAATATTTTACCTCTTTCAGTTACGTATTTTTGTAATCTTTGAGTGTTTTTGTAATCTATTCTAGCGTCTTTAGAAGCACAGAATTGACAAACTCTCTTTTTCTTACGTCTCTTCTTGTTTATCATAGTAAATTTCCCTCCTTTTTAGAATGGTATATCGTCATCATCTATAGCTTGGAATCCTTGAGGATCTAATCCTTGAGGCTCAAAACTTGGACTGAAATCCGGTTCAAATCCTTGATGATTTCCTTTATATGAACTTTCAGATTTATTTCTAGTATCTAAGAATTGTACTCTGTTAGCATTAACTCTAGTAGCTCTTCTAGTTTCTCCGTTTTGAGTTTGGTAGCTATCGATTCTTATAGAACCTTGTATAGCAACTAAACTTCCTTTACCTATATAGTTAGCGCAATTCTCTGCAGATTTACCCCAAACTTGTATATCTATAAAGTCAGTTTCTCTTTTACCATCCTTGCCACTGAATTCTCTATCAACAGCTATTGCAAAGTTTGCAACAGGAGTTCCACTTCCTGCGATGTATCTTAACTCAGGATCCCTCGTTAATCTACCCACTAAAACAACATGGTTCATAATAACACCGCCTTTTCGCAATAAAACTAGTTATTAAGCAACAACTATCATGTGTCTTATTACGTTTTCGTTTATCTTTAAGTTTCTGTCTATTTCTTTAGGAACGTCAACACCAGCGTTGAAGTTAACTAATACGTAGTGACCTTCATTGAACTTAGCTATTGGATAAGCTAATTTCTTAGTACCCCATACGTCAACCTTTACAACTTCACCTTCAGTAGCAACAACTTCCTTAACTTTGTTAAGTACAGCTTCTCTTGCTTCTTCATCAGCGTTTGGCTTTACTACGAAAACTAATTCATAATTTCTCATTATTATTTCACCTCCCTTTGGACTTAGCGGCTCTACATAAGTAGAGCAGAGAAATGAGATTCAAATCTCATACTTATCACATTTTATCACTACTAATTATAAATGTCAATTTGATTTTTTGACTCATTTTATATTATAACAAATTTTTTTGAACTTAATACGTATATATTCATTATTTATGGATAATAATATAGTTATATAGCCCCCATAACTTAAATATATTTCATCCCAATCTCCCCTAAAAAGGGTGGTCTTACGACCACCCTTTTTATTTATTTCTATATAATTTTTATTATAATTTATATAAATATTAAGCTTCTGTTGTTTCTACTTCCATATGCTTTCTTAAAACTACCCCTAATCTCTTTATACCTTCAACTATCTGATCGTCTGTTGCAGTTGAGTAGTTTAATCTAAAGCAGTTTTCTTTTCCTCCATTAGGGAAGAAAGATCCTCCTGGAACATATGCAACATTATTCTTAACACAATCTTCCATTATAACTTTAGAATTTAAATCACCTGGTAACTCTACCCAAGTAAATAATCCGCCTTCTGGATGAGTATATTCTAATCCTTCTGGTAATTCTTCTTTCATAGTTTTTAACATTAAATCTCTACGTCTACTATATACTTCTTTTAATTTTTCAACGTGTGCGTCTAAATCATATATATCCATAAATTTGCTTACTTCTCTTTGTGATATAGTAGATGCTTGTAGGTCTGCTCCTTGCTTAACGAATATAAATTTCTGTAATATTTCATGAGATGCGCATGTCCAGCCTATTCTATATCCTGGACAGAATATTTTTGAAAAACTTCCTAAGAAAATTATTAATCCTTTTTTATCCATTGATTTTAAAGATGGTAAATTTTCACCTTCAAATCTTAATTCTCCATAAGGATTATCTTCTACAACTGGTATTTCATATTTTTCTATGATTTCCATGAATTTTTTACGTCTTTCAAGTGGCCATGTTCTTCCTGTTGGGTTTTGGAAATCAGGTATTACATATATCATTTTGACTCTATCTGTAGTTGCTAATACTTTCTCTAATTCTTCCATTATCATACCATTCTTATCTGTTGGTATTTCTATGAATTTTGGAGAATATGCTTTGAAAGCATTTAATGCCCCTAAATAAGATGGGCTTTCACATAAAACTACGTCCCCTTCATCTAAGAAAACTTTACCTGCAAAGTCTAAACCTTGTTGAGATCCATTAGTTATTAATATATCATCTTTATTTACATTCGTTTTATTTTTACTATTCATTCTATCAGCTATATGCTCTCTTAAAGGTTGGAATCCTTCTGTTGTAGAGTATTGTAAAGCTGCTGTTCCTGCTTCTTCTAAAACTAAAGTTGATATTTTTTTCATTTCTTCTACTGGAAATAGCTCTGGAGCTGGTAAGCCTCCCGCAAAAGATATAACTTCTGGTTTCTCTGTAAGTTTTAAAAGCTCACGTATTTCTGATCCCTTTAACTTATCCATTCTCTTTGCAAATTTAATAGCCATAATTAAAGCACCCCCTGAAATTGTTTTCCCTACTTTAATTATAGCAACCCCTTTCGGGATTTCGATACTAACTTTTAAATTTTCTGAATTTTCTTTTTTTATTTAGAAGTTACTATTTTTTTTACTCTTTTTTCTAATGTTTCTCTGTCTAACATTATCATTCTAGAGCATTGTGTACATCTTATTTTTATATCCATTCCTATTCTAGTTATTTCAAATTCTTTGCAACCACATGCATGTTGCTTTTTCATTTCAACTATATCTCCTATATTAAGATTCATAGGCATATAACATCACTCCTTATCCTATTTGATTTACTTCTTTTTTTCCATCTACTAATTTTTTTATATTATATATACCTTTAAATTCAATGTTATTTGAACTTAGTATGTCTTTTACATTTTCTATATCCTTTTCTAAAAACCTAACCGATATACCACAACTTGCTGTTATCTCTCTAGGTGTTGGTAATGTAGTACATGTTA
Above is a genomic segment from Romboutsia lituseburensis containing:
- a CDS encoding single-stranded DNA-binding protein, giving the protein MNHVVLVGRLTRDPELRYIAGSGTPVANFAIAVDREFSGKDGKRETDFIDIQVWGKSAENCANYIGKGSLVAIQGSIRIDSYQTQNGETRRATRVNANRVQFLDTRNKSESSYKGNHQGFEPDFSPSFEPQGLDPQGFQAIDDDDIPF
- a CDS encoding PLP-dependent aminotransferase family protein, yielding MAIKFAKRMDKLKGSEIRELLKLTEKPEVISFAGGLPAPELFPVEEMKKISTLVLEEAGTAALQYSTTEGFQPLREHIADRMNSKNKTNVNKDDILITNGSQQGLDFAGKVFLDEGDVVLCESPSYLGALNAFKAYSPKFIEIPTDKNGMIMEELEKVLATTDRVKMIYVIPDFQNPTGRTWPLERRKKFMEIIEKYEIPVVEDNPYGELRFEGENLPSLKSMDKKGLIIFLGSFSKIFCPGYRIGWTCASHEILQKFIFVKQGADLQASTISQREVSKFMDIYDLDAHVEKLKEVYSRRRDLMLKTMKEELPEGLEYTHPEGGLFTWVELPGDLNSKVIMEDCVKNNVAYVPGGSFFPNGGKENCFRLNYSTATDDQIVEGIKRLGVVLRKHMEVETTEA
- the rpsR gene encoding 30S ribosomal protein S18, coding for MINKKRRKKKRVCQFCASKDARIDYKNTQRLQKYVTERGKILPRRISGTCAKHQRELTVAIKRARNIALLPYTLD
- a CDS encoding DUF3343 domain-containing protein, producing MNEMYIVSFNSTHHAIRSDKLFGEKNITCTTLPTPREITASCGISVRFLEKDIENVKDILSSNNIEFKGIYNIKKLVDGKKEVNQIG
- a CDS encoding YybS family protein, translated to MNNKVKLSQASMIVTLGILLALMTAYIPFLGILVLVIPVPYAIIGTLTDNKYSVLALIATFFILMFTTSPVYAVSISIVNAFPGIVIGRTARVYINGESNNKFEPIYMGIIAVVVSIIIFYLVSNFVFGTNILDNFIKMMKEAVNFQPSILENAGLGLSEGIKVEDFLDLVTNMIPAMLFLQGIVLAFVIYYMEVFILRRTRQLKLQAPKFADFYLPGNAIVTSLMLYLLVLLIDMMGIKLHTDLIMMNLQLVFNFLFIIQGIAVAVYYVKKWFKQNQIKNVFISGLILSIFGFIGVTFVGMLDSIIDFRKVRSDKSI
- the rplI gene encoding 50S ribosomal protein L9 encodes the protein MKVILLKDVKGTGKKGEVKEVSDGYARNFLLAKKLAVVADNTSMKELNEKNKSQEIKAQKEYEAAVELGKQMEELNVVIYSKAGDGGRLFGSITSKEIAEQIKKQHSIEVDKRKISLDEPIRVLGSRMVDIKIHQKVTTKMRVDVKEKQ
- a CDS encoding DUF951 domain-containing protein — protein: MPMNLNIGDIVEMKKQHACGCKEFEITRIGMDIKIRCTQCSRMIMLDRETLEKRVKKIVTSK
- a CDS encoding MazG-like family protein; its protein translation is MRLDKSSDVTRNVKIMEWMKTELLISVGDLFNLIFKGVKPLDETLQDTLANIIMITYLLAKRLGISFTEIDYKVKEKLKLGINEDHSVERWYGELSELKKHMDNKE
- a CDS encoding DHH family phosphoesterase is translated as MRNKPTFKMNMPEINVYILIIGLASTALLFYNIYVGCVFFFIFLYIVSHNWRVTNIRRKEWTKYIQNLSLDIDETTKKAIMNLPIPLCILEFDGSISWYNNKFHEMTDSSELLGVNIDDIVKNLNLRKVLNENKEMYTEITYKDKEYTIVYNVIKNDKEKNAKYLMMLYWLDKTEYLNLERSYNEEKNALMLIQVDGYDDVLKSATEEKRPLINVEIEKILTALELNSKGALKRTSKDKFFLVLNRKELKKLESEKFSILDKVREIDHGNTLPVTISMGIGVDGDTINENIKLASGALDLALGRGGDQAVIKTKDKFVFYGGKSKAVEKTTKVKSRLIGHALREVILESEQVYIMGHKYPDMDAMGSAVGIYDICKSCNRPANIVLDSSNDSIDEFVKRLKASEYYKNLFIDHEDAIKNCTRNTLVIVVDTHRPNYTECQELLGISDKIVVIDHHRRGVEFINDTVLLFHEIYVSSTCEMVTELVQYMENNVKINKLTAEGLLAGISLDTKNFAFKTGVRTFEAASYLKKVGADTIEVKKLFNSDIKDFITKAEIIQSTKIINDNICLAYTETEADNINIVIAQAADELLNIKEVEASFVLGRKDNKVFISARSLGKINVHVLMEKLGGGGHIDIAGAQLKDVSIETAYSMVKDIIYECLKEEE
- the dnaB gene encoding replicative DNA helicase; its protein translation is MEDMTRIPPHSVESEQSILGSILLDKDAMITVSETIKPDDFYKEAHKIIYECMIVLSNKGEPIDLITLTEELRKQGHLDDVGGISYITSLSTIVPTTSNVKFYADIVKEKSVLRKLIKASNDIINLGYDGATKIEDVLDKAEKKIFDISQEKASDDFKSINLVLMDTYDMIEHLYSSKAEITGITTGFKDLNKKINGLQRTDLILLAARPAMGKTAFSLNLVQNAALKGDASVAVFSLEMSKEQLVQRMLSSQANVELKKLKTGKLGENDWPRIIDAMAVLSNAKIYIDDTPGIKISELRSKCRKLKIEQGLDLILIDYLQLMEGEGNNESRQQEISKISRSLKIIAKELNCPVVALSQLSRAPEQRSDHRPMLSDLRESGAIEQDADIVMFLYRDEYYHPDSERKNIGEVIIAKNRHGETGAVELVWLGEVQKFADKSRDM
- the rpsF gene encoding 30S ribosomal protein S6; its protein translation is MRNYELVFVVKPNADEEAREAVLNKVKEVVATEGEVVKVDVWGTKKLAYPIAKFNEGHYVLVNFNAGVDVPKEIDRNLKINENVIRHMIVVA